From Salvia splendens isolate huo1 chromosome 16, SspV2, whole genome shotgun sequence, a single genomic window includes:
- the LOC121770792 gene encoding DNA-(apurinic or apyrimidinic site) endonuclease 2-like, with product MKIVTYNVNGLRPRISQFGSLRKLLDSFDADIICFQETKLSRQEFRADLVQAEGYESFFSCTRTTEKGRTGYSGVATFCHVNSVFSSDEVSLPVSAEEGFTGVLKDFSVSGYRKIEYSPLIEGLEDFSAEELLKIDGEGRCIITDHEHFVLFNIYGPRAVADDTERIQFKHNFFNILQKRWESLLHQGRRIFVVGDLNISPFAIDCCDAGPDFEKNKFKSWFRSLLVNNGGAFFYVFREKHPQRREAYTCWPTNSGAEEFNFGTRIDHILGAGPCLHKEETQGHSLIACHVKECDILDQFKRWKPGSTPRHKEQKTRNGKMEGSDHAPVYVSLIDIPNAQPHNTPSLSTRYCPQVYGCQQTLVSMFARRQSAEDSNLSGGSNSISDDSNVLEKCSQLNKRTLHSCSSASSDFIHQGILCTSDDSCSDSFTEPSSGAQTFSASGHTKSSVVCKKKARKSQSSQLSLKSFFQKTVGGRSESTSFCSNKELTQEDFSIGEPSETFIEGCEHNEVKELQEKATKQCGSVQEDMSQSAEKKNNNALVEWQRIQQLMQTSIPLCKGHKEPCVSRVVKKPGPTLGQRFYACARAEGPASNPEANCGFFKWATAKSKKKR from the exons ATGAAGATAGTGACCTACAACGTGAACGGATTGAGACCTCGAATCTCACAGTTCGGTTCTCTTCGCAAATTGCTCGATTCCTTTGATGCCGACATCATCTGCTTTCAG GAAACGAAGCTGTCGAGGCAAGAGTTTAGAGCTGATTTGGTGCAGGCTGAGGGTTACGAGTCCTTTTTCTCTTGCACTCGCACTACTGAGAAAGGCCGAACTGGATATTctg GTGTGGCGACATTTTGCCATGTCAACTCTGTGTTTTCGAGTGATGAGGTATCTTTGCCAGTCTCTGCCGAGGAGGGCTTTACTGGTGTTCTTAAGGATTTCTCAGTTTCGGGGTACAGAAAAATTGAATATTCACCACTAATCGAAGGGCTAGAAGATTTTTCTGCTGAGGAGCTTCTGAAAATTGATGGTGAAGGACGTTGTATAATTACTGACCATGAACATTTTG ttctttttaatatttatggaCCTAGAGCTGTAGCCGATGATACAGAAAGAATCCAATTCAAGCATAACTTTTTCAACATACTGCAG AAAAGGTGGGAATCCCTTCTACATCAGGGTCGGAGAATATTTGTTGTTGGGGACCTCAACATTTCCCCCTTTGCGATAGATTGTTGTGATGCTGGGCCCGATTTTGAGAAAAATAA ATTTAAATCTTGGTTTAGATCTTTGCTCGTAAATAATGGAGGTGcctttttttatgttttccgGGAAAAACATCCTCAGAG AAGAGAAGCCTACACCTGCTGGCCGACAAATAGTGGTGCAGAGGAGTTCAACTTTGGGACACGTATTGATCACATTCTTGGTGCTGGGCCATGCTTACATAAGGAAGAAACTCAAGGACATAGCCTCATAGCTTGCCATGTTAAAGAGTGCGACATATTAGATCAGTTTAAACGTTGGAAACCTGGTAGTACACCCAG GCATAAAGAACAAAAGACTAGAAACGGTAAAATGGAGGGCTCGGATCATGCTCCTGTGTACGTGAGCTTGATAGATATCCCCAATGCTCAACCACACAATACTCCTTCACTGTCTACTAGATATTGTCCCCAGGTCTATGGATGTCAGCAGACACTAG TGTCGATGTTTGCAAGAAGGCAATCTGCAGAAGATAGTAACTTATCTGGAGGATCCAATTCTATTTCAGATGATAGTAATGTCTTAGAAAAATGCAGTCAACTCAATAAAAGAACTCTGCATTCATGTAGTTCAGCTTCATCAGACTTCATCCATCAAGGCATACTTTGCACATCAGATGACAGTTGTAGTGACTCATTTACTGAACCATCTTCTGGTGCTCAAACTTTCTCTGCATCTGGTCATACTAAATCCTCAGTGGTTTGCAAGAAAAAAGCAAGGAAGAGTCAATCATCTCAACTTTcactaaaatcatttttccAGAAAACAGTAGGTGGCCGTAGTGAGTCAACCAGTTTTTGTTCTAATAAGGAGCTTACTCAAGAAGATTTCTCCATTGGTGAACCAAGTGAAACTTTTATTGAAGGTTGTGAACATAATGAAGTGAAGGAATTGCAGGAAAAAGCCACAAAACAATGTGGATCAGTGCAAGAGGATATGTCTCAATCTGCTGAAAAGAAGAATAATAATGCTCTAGTTGAATGGCAAAGGATTCAACAACTAATGCAAACTAGCATACCTCTTTGCAAGGGCCACAAGGAACCTTGTGTCTCCCGTGTAGTGAAGAAACCAGGGCCTACTTTAGGGCAACGATTTTATGCCTGCGCACGTGCAGAG GGACCTGCATCTAATCCAGAAGCAAACTGTGGATTCTTTAAATGGGCTACTGCAAAGTCGAAGAAGAAAAGATGA
- the LOC121772161 gene encoding uncharacterized protein LOC121772161, with protein MGDLVKQTLATPIQLTDQVTKAADEAATFKQECAEIKSKTEKLAALLRQAARASSDLYERPTRRILDETVQVLDKALSLVQKCRGNGLVKRVFTIIPAAAFRKMSSQLENSIGDVSWLLRVSASTDDRADEYLGLPPIAANEPILGLIWEQIATLCAGSVDARADAAASLVSLAGDNDRYGKLIIEEGGVGPLLKLIKEGKQEGQESAARALGLLGRDPESVEHMTHAGVCSVFAKLLKEGPMKAQAVAAWAVAELAAHYPKCQDLFAQHNIIRLLVSHLAFETVQEHSKYTVVSKATSIHAAAIVLASNGVSADHHHHLDDDKTQMPRPNQMYNVVMSAAKPNSGNGGGGGKVNSLHNNHLHHPSMSLSGASVARAREAEDPATKAQMKAMAAQALWHLAKGNSAICRSITESRALLCFAVLLEKGPAEVQYNSAMALMEITAVAEGDAELRRSAFKPNSPACKAAVDQLFRILEKGDSELLIPCIKAIGNLARTFKATETRMISPLVRLLDEREVEVSWEACVALTKFACAENYLHLDHAKAIIEAGGAKHLVQLVYFEQVVQSSALVLLCNIAMHVPDSEELARAEVLTVLEWASKQAALCQLEEVERLLPEAKGKLELYQSRGSRGFH; from the coding sequence ATGGGGGATTTAGTGAAGCAGACGCTGGCGACGCCGATCCAGCTCACCGACCAGGTCACCAAGGCCGCCGACGAGGCCGCCACCTTCAAGCAGGAGTGCGCCGAGATCAAATCCAAGACCGAGAAGCTCGCCGCCCTCCTCCGCCAGGCCGCCCGCGCCAGCAGCGACCTCTACGAGCGCCCCACGCGCCGCATCCTCGACGAGACCGTCCAAGTCCTCGACAAAGCCCTCTCCCTCGTCCAAAAATGCCGCGGCAACGGCCTCGTCAAGCGCGTCTTCACCATCATCCCCGCCGCCGCCTTCCGCAAGATGTCCTCTCAATTGGAAAACTCCATCGGCGACGTCTCCTGGCTCCTCCGCGTCTCCGCCTCCACCGACGACCGCGCCGACGAGTACCTCGGCCTCCCCCCCATCGCCGCCAACGAGCCCATCCTCGGCCTCATCTGGGAGCAGATCGCCACGCTCTGCGCCGGCTCCGTCGACGCCCGCGCCGACGCCGCCGCCTCCCTCGTCTCCCTCGCCGGCGACAACGACCGCTACGGCAAGCTCATCATCGAGGAAGGCGGCGTGGGCCCCCTCCTCAAACTGATCAAGGAGGGGAAACAAGAAGGCCAAGAGAGCGCGGCGCGCGCGCTCGGCCTCCTCGGGCGCGACCCTGAGAGCGTCGAGCACATGACCCACGCGGGCGTCTGCTCTGTCTTCGCCAAGCTCCTCAAAGAGGGGCCCATGAAGGCCCAGGCCGTCGCCGCATGGGCCGTGGCCGAGCTCGCGGCCCATTACCCCAAATGCCAAGACCTCTTCGCTCAGCATAACATCATCCGCCTCCTCGTCAGCCATCTCGCCTTCGAAACCGTTCAAGAGCACAGCAAATACACCGTCGTCAGCAAAGCCACCTCGATCCACGCCGCCGCCATCGTTCTCGCCAGCAACGGCGTTTCCGCCGATCACCACCACCACTTAGACGATGATAAAACTCAGATGCCACGGCCTAATCAGATGTACAATGTCGTCATGTCCGCCGCGAAACCCAATTCCGGCAACGGAGGTGGAGGTGGGAAGGTGAATTCGCTTCACAacaaccacctccaccacccgAGCATGTCGCTCTCGGGCGCGAGCGTTGCTCGCGCCCGAGAGGCGGAGGACCCTGCCACCAAAGCCCAGATGAAGGCGATGGCGGCGCAGGCGCTCTGGCATCTGGCAAAGGGGAACTCTGCCATATGCCGGAGCATCACAGAATCGCGAGCACTACTCTGCTTCGCGGTTCTGCTAGAGAAAGGCCCGGCCGAGGTGCAGTACAACTCGGCCATGGCGTTGATGGAGATCACCGCGGTTGCAGAGGGGGACGCGGAATTAAGGAGGTCGGCCTTCAAGCCAAACTCCCCCGCCTGCAAGGCGGCCGTGGATCAGCTCTTCCGGATCCTCGAGAAGGGGGATTCGGAGCTGCTGATTCCCTGCATCAAGGCGATAGGGAACTTAGCTAGGACTTTTAAGGCCACCGAGACGCGGATGATTAGCCCGTTGGTGAGACTGCTCGACGAGAGGGAGGTCGAGGTGTCTTGGGAGGCGTGCGTCGCGCTCACGAAGTTCGCCTGCGCGGAGAATTACCTCCACCTCGACCACGCGAAGGCCATCATCGAGGCCGGGGGTGCCAAGCACCTCGTGCAGCTCGTGTACTTCGAGCAGGTCGTGCAGAGCTCCGCGCTTGTGCTGCTGTGCAACATTGCGATGCACGTGCCCGACAGCGAGGAGCTGGCGCGGGCGGAGGTGCTGACCGTGCTCGAGTGGGCGTCCAAGCAGGCCGCGTTGTGCCAGCTCGAGGAGGTCGAGAGGCTCTTGCCGGAGGCGAAAGGGAAGCTTGAGCTGTATCAGTCGAGAGGCTCGAGGGGGTTCCATTGA
- the LOC121772412 gene encoding calcium-dependent protein kinase 28-like isoform X1 produces MGSCFSTSKVSGSNSSTTSVNNRRSSAAAKPPASGAPESVPIKQESSNNNRNRNHKSQQQQKPSHQNVKSSSKRPTGAIPCGKRTDFGYDKDFDRRYTIGKLLGHGQFGYTYVAIDKSNGDRVAVKKIDKAKMVLPIAVEDVKREVKILRALTGHENVVHFYNAFEDDSYVYIVMELCEGGQLLDRILSKKDSRYTEKDAAFVVRQMLKVAAECHLHGLVHRDMKPENFLFKSPKKDSHLKATDFGLSDFIRPGKKFQDIVGSAYYVAPEVLKRKSGPESDVWSIGVITYILLCGRRPFWDKTEDGIFKEVLRNKPDFRRKPWPGISNAAKDFVKKLLVKNPQARLTAAQALSHPWVREGGEASEIPLDISVLSNMRKFVKYSRFKQFALQALASTLDEEEISALRDQFDAIDVDKNGVISLEEMRQAMEKDLPWRMKDSRVLEILQAIDSNTDGLVDFSEFVAATLHVHQLEEHDTEKWHHRSQAAFEKFDVDRDGYITPDELKMHTCLRGSLDPLLEEADIDKDGKISLSEFRRLLRTASLSSRGVASPSAARAAALKK; encoded by the exons ATGGGTAGCTGTTTTTCAACCTCAAAAGTCAGTGGCTCCAACAGCAGCACCACTTCGGTCAACAACCGCCGCTCTTCCGCCGCAGCCAAGCCACCAGCCTCAGGGGCTCCGGAATCTGTGCCTATTAAGCAAGAGAGCTCTAACAATAATCGTAATCGGAACCACAAGAGTCAGCAGCAGCAGAAGCCATCTCACCAGAATGTCAAGAGCTCTTCCAAGAGGCCAACTGGGGCTATTCCATGTGGGAAAAGAACGGATTTTGGATATGATAAGGATTTTGATAGGAGGTATACGATCGGGAAATTGCTGGGACACGGCCAATTTGGCTATACATATGTTGCGATTGATAAGTCCAATGGAGATCGTGTTGCTGTCAAGAAAATTGACAAGGCCAAG ATGGTTCTTCCGATTGCTGTCGAAGATGTCAAGCGGGAGGTCAAGATATTGAGGGCTTTAACTGGCCATGAGAACGTGGTCCACTTCTATAATGCTTTTGAAGATGATTCTTATGTCTACATAGTGATGGA GTTGTGTGAGGGCGGACAACTGCTAGACCGTATCCTATCGAA AAAGGATAGCCGATACACTGAGAAAGATGCAGCATTTGTTGTAAGGCAGATGCTAAAAGTTGCAGCTGAGTGCCATTTACACGGTCTTGTACACCGTGATATGAAGCCGGAG aattttttatttaagtcTCCAAAAAAGGATTCACATCTGAAGGCCACAGATTTTGGTTTGTCAGACTTCATTAGACCAG GAAAGAAATTCCAAGACATTGTTGGCAGTGCATATTATGTAGCTCCAGAGGTGTTAAAACGTAAATCCGGTCCTGAATCAGATGTATGGAGCATTGGTGTAATTACTTACATCTTGCTGTGTGGAAGGCGGCCATTCTGGGACAAAACCGAGGATGGCATATTTAAGGAG GTTCTGAGGAACAAGCCTGACTTTCGCCGTAAACCATGGCCTGGGATTAGCAATGCTGCAAAAGATTTTGTCAAGAAATTGCTAGTAAAAAATCCTCAAGCACGGCTTACTGCGGCCCAGGCCTTGT CACATCCATGGGTTCGAGAAGGAGGCGAAGCTTCGGAGATTCCTTTAGACATCTCCGTTCTATCTAACATGAGGAAATTTGTGAAATACAGTCGATTTAAGCAGTTTGCTCTTCAG GCATTGGCTAGCACACTCGACGAAGAGGAAATTTCTGCTCTTCGAGATCAGTTTGACGCGATTGATGTGGATAAAAATGGTGTCATCAGCCTTGAGGAAATGAGACAG GCCATGGAGAAGGATCTTCCGTGGAGAATGAAGGATTCGCGAGTTCTTGAAATCCTTCAAGCG ATTGATAGCAACACCGATGGACTTGTAGATTTCTCGGAGTTTGTTGCAGCCACCCTACACGTCCACCAGCTGGAGGAGCACGACACGGAGAAATGGCACCACAGGTCGCAGGCGGCTTTTGAGAAATTCGACGTTGATAGAGATGGATACATAACTCCAGACGAACTCAAAATG CACACGTGTCTAAGGGGTTCGCTGGACCCGCTGCTGGAAGAAGCGGACATAGACAAAGACGGGAAGATCAGCTTATCCGAGTTCCGCAGGCTTCTAAGAACTGCTAGCCTGAGCTCTCGGGGCGTGGCAAGCCCATCTGCGGCTCGAGCTGCTGCGCTCAAGAAGTAA
- the LOC121770386 gene encoding uncharacterized protein LOC121770386 produces MPQSSNSGRQPNNQVVSYILPHQRGNQPYNQPQYQSDHYGPSDYPQPSHGRGPSNQRYNRHPNEGPGEIMAPHHPNDAMREIQEAQKEQRAALDMLTKQLSQAAMSLGELRENEGKIPATVQPTGRENISEVSLRSGKVCQSPPASSPVSTSGPRYEEEGESSSLDQAARGRDKGKAKVGGETSGEDKGKEIEKVKPYPYRGMVTRKRDATIHVASLFKDVEVKVSLLTALKMSPISKFINDYLAGKVNEEGRVITEENVSVVIQRSDLPSKKTDPGISTLPISIGDIQMEHAMCDLRASINVLSYSIYKKLGEAKLVDTDIMIQLADRSCIHPEGILEDVIVKVNNFLYPADFFVIKMSEPAAKKSSGVLLGRPFLSTASTIIDVRNGTISLDFNGEQFTFNIDEAMKRPRDSENVHSVDIVEPLVQEYLEEEFLQRQFTDSAADEKIGKEVAD; encoded by the coding sequence ATGCCCCAGTCAAGCAATTCTGGAAGACAACCGAACAATCAGGTGGTGAGCTACATTCTGCCGCATCAAAGAGGGAACCAACCATACAATCAGCCCCAGTATCAATCTGATCATTATGGGCCGTCAGACTACCCTCAGCCCAGCCACGGTAGAGGACCTTCGAATCAAAGATATAACAGGCACCCCAACGAAGGTCCAGGAGAGATTATGGCTCCGCACCATCCTAACGATGCGATGCGCGAGATCCAGGAAGCACAGAAGGAGCAGAGGGCAGCGCTGGACATGCTTACAAAGCAACTATCTCAAGCTGCCATGTCACTGGGAGAACTAAGAGAAAATGAAGGGAAGATCCCTGCCACGGTGCAGCCGACTGGGCGAGAGAACATCAGTGAAGTCTCGCTAAGGTCAGGGAAAGTATGTCAAAGCCCACCTGCGAGTTCTCCAGTGTCTACATCTGGACCGCGCtacgaagaagaaggagagtccAGTTCCCTCGATCAAGCCGCTAGAGGAAGAGACAAAGGAAAGGCGAAAGTAGGCGGCGAGACCTCAGGAGAAGATAAAGGCAAAGAGATTGAGAAGGTGAAGCCTTACCCCTACCGCGGAATGGTGACCAGAAAGAGAGACGCCACGATCCATGTGGCCAGTCTATTCAAGGACGTGGAAGTCAAGGTGTCACTCCTGACGGCGTTAAAGATGTCCCCTATCAGCAAATTTATCAATGACTACCTGGCGGGCAAGGTCAATGAAGAAGGAAGAGTGATTACAGAGGAGAATGTCTCTGTAGTGATCCAGCGGAGCGACCTCCCATCAAAAAAGACCGACCCAGGGATTTCCACGCTCCCGATTTCGATTGGAGATATTcaaatggagcacgcaatgtgcgattTAAGGGCGTCTATCAATGTTTTGTCGTATTCCATTTATAAGAAGCTGGGAGAGGCTAAGCTTGTCGACACCGACATCATGATACAGCTAGCCGACAGATCTTGCATTCACCCCGAGGGAATTCTTGAAGACGTGATAGTGAAGGTGAACAATTTCCTATACCcagccgacttcttcgtcataaaAATGTCAGAGCCAGCAGCGAAgaagtctagtggagtcttgttggGAAGGCCGTTCCTGTCCACAGCCAGCACTATAATCGACGTCCGCAATGGGACGATCAGTCTGGATTTCAATGGAGAGCAATTCACTTTCAACATCGATGAAGCGATGAAAAGGCCAAGGGACAGTGAGAACGTGCACTCGGTGGACATAGTCGAGCCTCTGGTGCAAGAATATTTAGAGGAAGAGTTTCTACAGAGGCAATTCACAGACTCGGCAGCAGACGAAAAGATCGGGAAGGAAGTCGCCGACTAG
- the LOC121772412 gene encoding calcium-dependent protein kinase 16-like isoform X2, with amino-acid sequence MGSCFSTSKVSGSNSSTTSVNNRRSSAAAKPPASGAPESVPIKQESSNNNRNRNHKSQQQQKPSHQNVKSSSKRPTGAIPCGKRTDFGYDKDFDRRYTIGKLLGHGQFGYTYVAIDKSNGDRVAVKKIDKAKMVLPIAVEDVKREVKILRALTGHENVVHFYNAFEDDSYVYIVMELCEGGQLLDRILSKKDSRYTEKDAAFVVRQMLKVAAECHLHGLVHRDMKPENFLFKSPKKDSHLKATDFGLSDFIRPGKKFQDIVGSAYYVAPEVLKRKSGPESDVWSIGVITYILLCGRRPFWDKTEDGIFKEVLRNKPDFRRKPWPGISNAAKDFVKKLLVKNPQARLTAAQALSHPWVREGGEASEIPLDISVLSNMRKFVKYSRFKQFALQALASTLDEEEISALRDQFDAIDVDKNGVISLEEMRQAMEKDLPWRMKDSRVLEILQAISRSLLQPPYTSTSWRSTTRRNGTTGRRRLLRNSTLIEMDT; translated from the exons ATGGGTAGCTGTTTTTCAACCTCAAAAGTCAGTGGCTCCAACAGCAGCACCACTTCGGTCAACAACCGCCGCTCTTCCGCCGCAGCCAAGCCACCAGCCTCAGGGGCTCCGGAATCTGTGCCTATTAAGCAAGAGAGCTCTAACAATAATCGTAATCGGAACCACAAGAGTCAGCAGCAGCAGAAGCCATCTCACCAGAATGTCAAGAGCTCTTCCAAGAGGCCAACTGGGGCTATTCCATGTGGGAAAAGAACGGATTTTGGATATGATAAGGATTTTGATAGGAGGTATACGATCGGGAAATTGCTGGGACACGGCCAATTTGGCTATACATATGTTGCGATTGATAAGTCCAATGGAGATCGTGTTGCTGTCAAGAAAATTGACAAGGCCAAG ATGGTTCTTCCGATTGCTGTCGAAGATGTCAAGCGGGAGGTCAAGATATTGAGGGCTTTAACTGGCCATGAGAACGTGGTCCACTTCTATAATGCTTTTGAAGATGATTCTTATGTCTACATAGTGATGGA GTTGTGTGAGGGCGGACAACTGCTAGACCGTATCCTATCGAA AAAGGATAGCCGATACACTGAGAAAGATGCAGCATTTGTTGTAAGGCAGATGCTAAAAGTTGCAGCTGAGTGCCATTTACACGGTCTTGTACACCGTGATATGAAGCCGGAG aattttttatttaagtcTCCAAAAAAGGATTCACATCTGAAGGCCACAGATTTTGGTTTGTCAGACTTCATTAGACCAG GAAAGAAATTCCAAGACATTGTTGGCAGTGCATATTATGTAGCTCCAGAGGTGTTAAAACGTAAATCCGGTCCTGAATCAGATGTATGGAGCATTGGTGTAATTACTTACATCTTGCTGTGTGGAAGGCGGCCATTCTGGGACAAAACCGAGGATGGCATATTTAAGGAG GTTCTGAGGAACAAGCCTGACTTTCGCCGTAAACCATGGCCTGGGATTAGCAATGCTGCAAAAGATTTTGTCAAGAAATTGCTAGTAAAAAATCCTCAAGCACGGCTTACTGCGGCCCAGGCCTTGT CACATCCATGGGTTCGAGAAGGAGGCGAAGCTTCGGAGATTCCTTTAGACATCTCCGTTCTATCTAACATGAGGAAATTTGTGAAATACAGTCGATTTAAGCAGTTTGCTCTTCAG GCATTGGCTAGCACACTCGACGAAGAGGAAATTTCTGCTCTTCGAGATCAGTTTGACGCGATTGATGTGGATAAAAATGGTGTCATCAGCCTTGAGGAAATGAGACAG GCCATGGAGAAGGATCTTCCGTGGAGAATGAAGGATTCGCGAGTTCTTGAAATCCTTCAAGCG ATTTCTCGGAGTTTGTTGCAGCCACCCTACACGTCCACCAGCTGGAGGAGCACGACACGGAGAAATGGCACCACAGGTCGCAGGCGGCTTTTGAGAAATTCGACGTTGATAGAGATGGATACATAA